A part of Melittangium boletus DSM 14713 genomic DNA contains:
- the lpdA gene encoding dihydrolipoyl dehydrogenase, with product MAETFDVVIIGSGPGGYVGAIRAAQLGLKTALIEKDKRLGGTCLHRGCIPTKSLLWSAALLHHIQEAADFGIEVPKPVVNWAKVQEHKQKVVTKGANGIDYLMKKNKITVIKGHGRIAGKGKVEVTGDDGSKQQLDTKNIIIATGSVPKSLPNVKVDHERVLNSDSILGIDRIPKSLIVIGAGAVGCEFASVFNHMGSQVSIVEYLPNILPIEDADISKEMEKQFKKRKIDLHTGAKVESVENTGSGVKLTMTVGSETRTIEAEIVLSAVGRAPVSEDIGLQHTSIKADRGFIKTDTMMRTTEPGVYAIGDVIPTAMLAHVASAEAVLAVEHIAGKNPAPINYDLTPSATYCYPEVASVGLTEKKAKERGYDVKTGIFPFSAVTKASISNEGIGLVKVVSDKKYDEVLGVHMVGPHATELLAEACVALRLEITTEELAHTMHAHPTLSEIVKEGAEATLGHPIHI from the coding sequence TTGGCTGAGACTTTCGACGTGGTGATCATCGGTTCGGGCCCCGGTGGTTATGTCGGTGCGATCCGTGCCGCGCAGCTCGGTTTGAAGACGGCGCTCATCGAGAAGGACAAGCGCCTGGGCGGTACCTGCCTTCACCGGGGCTGCATTCCCACCAAGTCGCTGCTCTGGAGTGCCGCGCTGCTGCACCACATCCAGGAGGCGGCGGACTTCGGCATCGAGGTGCCCAAGCCGGTGGTGAACTGGGCCAAGGTCCAGGAGCACAAGCAGAAGGTGGTCACCAAGGGTGCCAACGGCATCGACTACCTGATGAAGAAGAACAAGATCACCGTCATCAAGGGCCACGGCCGCATCGCCGGCAAGGGCAAGGTCGAGGTCACGGGCGACGACGGGTCCAAGCAGCAGCTGGACACGAAGAACATCATCATCGCCACGGGCTCGGTGCCCAAGTCGCTGCCCAACGTGAAGGTGGACCATGAGCGCGTGCTCAACAGCGACTCCATCCTCGGCATCGACCGCATTCCCAAGAGCCTGATCGTCATCGGCGCGGGCGCGGTGGGCTGCGAGTTCGCCTCCGTGTTCAACCACATGGGCAGCCAGGTCTCCATCGTGGAGTACCTGCCCAACATCCTGCCCATCGAGGACGCGGACATCTCCAAGGAGATGGAGAAGCAGTTCAAGAAGCGGAAGATCGACCTGCACACCGGCGCCAAGGTGGAGTCGGTGGAGAACACGGGCAGCGGCGTGAAGCTGACCATGACGGTGGGCAGCGAGACGCGCACCATCGAGGCGGAGATCGTCCTGTCGGCGGTGGGCCGCGCGCCCGTGAGCGAGGACATCGGCCTGCAGCACACGTCCATCAAGGCCGATCGCGGCTTCATCAAGACGGACACGATGATGCGCACGACCGAGCCGGGCGTGTACGCCATCGGCGACGTCATCCCCACGGCGATGCTCGCCCACGTGGCCAGCGCCGAGGCGGTGCTCGCGGTGGAGCACATCGCCGGCAAGAACCCCGCGCCCATCAACTACGATCTGACGCCGTCGGCCACCTACTGCTACCCCGAGGTCGCCTCGGTGGGTCTCACCGAGAAGAAGGCCAAGGAGCGGGGCTACGACGTGAAGACGGGCATCTTCCCGTTCTCCGCCGTCACCAAGGCCTCCATCTCCAACGAGGGCATCGGCCTCGTGAAGGTGGTGTCCGACAAGAAGTACGACGAGGTGCTGGGTGTCCACATGGTGGGCCCGCACGCCACGGAGCTGCTCGCCGAGGCCTGCGTCGCGCTGCGCCTGGAGATCACCACCGAGGAGCTCGCGCACACCATGCACGCGCACCCGACGCTCTCCGAGATCGTGAAGGAGGGCGCCGAGGCCACCCTCGGTCACCCCATCCACATCTAG
- the lipA gene encoding lipoyl synthase produces MATPDRFPLPQVSESTRKPEWLKVRLPHGEGYERVKAIVRRTKLATVCEEARCPNIAECWGGGTATVMLMGEVCTRACRFCHVKVGAPPPLDPMEPIHLAQAVKEMDLEYIVVTSVNRDDRPDGGASHFASAIRELRQHSPRTIVEVLIPDFKGVERDLDTVSEARPHVVAHNVETVERLTPTVRDRRATYRQSLKVLEYLKKRPERLYTKTSIMVGLGETDAELEQSFRDLRDVGVDVLTLGQYLQPSQYHLRVERFVSPPQFEAYKQLAESYGFLYVAAGPLVRSSYRAAEFFMKGLMERERLGLASNT; encoded by the coding sequence ATGGCAACTCCCGATCGTTTCCCGCTGCCCCAAGTCTCCGAGTCCACCCGGAAGCCCGAGTGGTTGAAGGTGCGTCTGCCCCATGGGGAAGGGTACGAGCGGGTGAAGGCCATCGTGCGCCGCACGAAGCTGGCCACGGTGTGCGAGGAGGCCCGCTGCCCGAACATCGCCGAGTGCTGGGGCGGTGGCACGGCCACGGTGATGCTCATGGGCGAGGTGTGCACGCGCGCGTGCCGCTTCTGCCACGTGAAGGTGGGTGCTCCGCCGCCGTTGGATCCCATGGAGCCCATCCACCTGGCCCAGGCCGTCAAGGAGATGGACCTGGAGTACATCGTGGTCACCTCGGTGAACCGGGATGACCGGCCGGATGGGGGCGCGAGCCACTTCGCCTCGGCCATCCGCGAGCTGCGCCAGCACTCGCCCCGGACGATCGTCGAGGTGCTCATCCCCGACTTCAAGGGCGTGGAGCGCGACCTGGACACCGTGTCCGAGGCCCGTCCGCACGTGGTGGCCCACAACGTGGAGACCGTGGAGCGTCTGACGCCCACCGTGCGCGATCGCCGCGCCACCTACCGCCAGTCGCTCAAGGTGCTCGAGTACCTCAAGAAGCGTCCCGAGCGGCTCTACACCAAGACGTCCATCATGGTGGGCCTGGGCGAGACGGACGCCGAGCTGGAGCAGTCCTTCCGCGACCTGCGCGATGTGGGCGTGGACGTGCTGACGCTGGGGCAGTACCTGCAGCCCTCGCAGTACCACCTGCGCGTCGAGCGCTTCGTGAGCCCTCCCCAGTTCGAGGCCTACAAGCAGCTCGCCGAGTCCTATGGCTTCCTGTACGTGGCCGCCGGACCGCTCGTGCGCTCCAGCTACCGCGCCGCCGAGTTCTTCATGAAGGGCCTCATGGAGCGTGAGCGCCTGGGGCTCGCCAGCAACACCTGA
- a CDS encoding dihydrolipoamide acetyltransferase family protein → MAIFELKLPDLGEGVQEGELVKWHVKPGDQVQEDQTLAEVMTDKATVTVPSPKAGRVVQTHGKEGEMAKVHQLLVTLEIEGAAPAQAAGHGAPAAAPVSAAAEASAASSSSSSSSKVLATPLTRRMAREHGLDLSQIAGSGPQGRVMKADVTAALEGASATRNEVTPPPAAAPSRPAAPPVAAGRADERIPLRGLRKKIAEKMVRSKFTAPHFGFVEETDATELVALRKRLNESLAATGDKTKLSFLPFIVKAVIAAMKKYPHLNAHMDEAAQELVVRGEFNIGIAVATPEGLTVPVLKNADRLTLRELADEVVRLSTAARERKLKMDELTGGSFTITSLGQTGGIFATPIINHPEVAILGIHRMRKRPVVDKNDQIVVREMMNISISADHRVIDGQVAADFVYEVIKYLEHPDMLFLAMA, encoded by the coding sequence ATGGCGATCTTCGAATTGAAGCTGCCCGACCTTGGCGAAGGCGTGCAGGAGGGCGAGCTGGTCAAGTGGCACGTCAAGCCTGGTGACCAGGTGCAGGAGGACCAGACGCTCGCCGAGGTGATGACGGACAAGGCCACGGTGACCGTTCCCAGCCCCAAGGCCGGCCGGGTCGTGCAGACGCACGGCAAGGAAGGCGAGATGGCGAAGGTGCACCAGCTCCTCGTCACCCTGGAGATCGAGGGCGCGGCGCCCGCGCAGGCCGCTGGCCACGGGGCTCCGGCCGCCGCTCCGGTTTCCGCCGCCGCGGAAGCCTCGGCCGCTTCGTCCTCCTCGTCCTCTTCCTCCAAGGTGCTCGCCACGCCGCTCACCCGCCGCATGGCGCGCGAGCACGGGTTGGATCTGTCCCAGATCGCCGGTTCCGGTCCCCAGGGCCGGGTGATGAAGGCGGACGTGACGGCGGCGCTCGAGGGTGCTTCCGCCACGCGCAACGAGGTGACGCCGCCCCCGGCCGCCGCGCCGTCCCGTCCGGCCGCGCCCCCGGTGGCCGCGGGCCGCGCCGACGAGCGCATCCCGCTGCGGGGCCTGCGCAAGAAGATCGCGGAGAAGATGGTGCGCTCGAAGTTCACCGCGCCCCACTTCGGCTTCGTGGAGGAGACGGACGCAACGGAGCTTGTCGCCCTGCGCAAGCGGCTCAACGAGAGCCTGGCCGCCACGGGGGACAAGACGAAGCTGTCCTTCCTGCCCTTCATCGTGAAGGCCGTCATCGCCGCGATGAAGAAGTACCCGCACCTCAATGCCCACATGGACGAGGCGGCCCAGGAACTGGTGGTCCGGGGCGAGTTCAACATCGGTATCGCGGTGGCCACGCCGGAAGGGCTCACCGTTCCGGTCCTCAAGAACGCGGACCGGCTGACGCTGCGCGAGCTGGCCGACGAGGTGGTGCGCCTGAGCACCGCGGCGCGTGAGCGCAAGTTGAAGATGGATGAGCTGACGGGCGGCTCGTTCACCATCACCTCGCTCGGGCAGACGGGCGGCATCTTCGCCACGCCCATCATCAACCACCCCGAGGTGGCCATCCTGGGCATCCACCGCATGCGCAAGCGGCCCGTGGTGGACAAGAACGATCAGATCGTCGTTCGCGAGATGATGAACATCTCCATCTCCGCGGATCACCGCGTCATCGATGGCCAGGTCGCCGCCGACTTCGTCTACGAGGTCATCAAGTACCTGGAGCATCCGGACATGCTGTTCCTGGCCATGGCCTGA
- a CDS encoding ClpX C4-type zinc finger protein, with protein MADNVRDVIRAAQQAEIGGDKRRAIELFQRAAELCRRAGNTARAGQLLRYALRLEPSRADLREALDRLEESEARAAPSPAVPPEEDDELGPEGTWEVEEDGSSLLDALREAELAVDRRSNPVELAVKAMRSAVLGAPGAKSEEPPSRAPPEGEGRFIERGPTRADPSLDAWCSFCCRPRTEVGPLVAGPAGAFICAACIGESGGLLGGVAPRPPSSTRPRGSARRSDAAELLGQLAAREELARGLASGVHRVLLLGPEGSGKSTWLRELARQGRGELVTFDSLERASVESVLLLEDVDRLPPAEQSSLGAFLERHPRRTVLMSSRGGLVARGPELFSDTGRLIVPTTAALVEATRGALPLALLERVQLLVPLEMPGVELLREIARRELEAREDCHLSDEALTALAQEAARSPRLGHELRALLARLPPGSWRVGKGTP; from the coding sequence ATGGCCGACAACGTTCGTGACGTCATCCGGGCCGCCCAGCAGGCGGAAATCGGAGGCGACAAGCGCCGGGCCATCGAGTTGTTCCAGCGGGCCGCGGAGCTGTGCCGGCGCGCTGGCAACACGGCTCGGGCCGGACAGCTTCTGCGGTATGCGCTGCGGTTGGAGCCCTCTCGCGCGGACCTGCGAGAGGCGCTGGACCGGCTGGAGGAGAGCGAGGCCCGGGCGGCTCCCTCCCCGGCCGTCCCCCCGGAGGAGGACGACGAGCTGGGTCCCGAGGGCACCTGGGAGGTCGAGGAGGATGGTTCCTCGCTCCTGGATGCCCTGCGGGAAGCGGAGCTGGCCGTGGATCGCCGGAGCAACCCCGTGGAGCTGGCCGTGAAGGCCATGCGCTCGGCCGTGCTGGGCGCTCCGGGTGCGAAGAGCGAGGAGCCCCCCTCGCGCGCCCCTCCCGAGGGAGAAGGCCGGTTCATCGAACGCGGCCCCACCCGGGCGGATCCCTCCCTCGATGCCTGGTGTTCCTTCTGCTGCCGTCCTCGTACCGAGGTGGGGCCGCTGGTAGCGGGGCCCGCCGGTGCCTTCATCTGCGCGGCCTGCATTGGCGAGTCCGGCGGCCTGCTGGGCGGCGTGGCACCGCGGCCTCCTTCCTCCACCCGGCCTCGGGGGTCGGCCCGCCGGTCCGATGCCGCCGAACTGTTGGGCCAGTTGGCGGCCCGGGAGGAGCTGGCGCGGGGCCTCGCGAGTGGGGTTCACCGGGTGCTGTTGCTCGGGCCCGAGGGCTCCGGAAAGAGCACCTGGCTGCGGGAATTGGCGCGGCAGGGCAGGGGAGAACTCGTCACCTTCGATTCCCTCGAGCGCGCCTCCGTGGAGTCCGTGTTGTTGCTGGAGGACGTGGATCGGCTGCCGCCCGCCGAGCAGTCCTCGCTGGGCGCCTTCCTGGAGCGCCATCCGCGGCGCACGGTGTTGATGTCCAGCCGGGGAGGGCTGGTGGCGCGGGGCCCCGAGCTGTTCTCGGACACGGGCCGCCTGATCGTCCCCACCACGGCCGCGCTCGTCGAGGCGACCCGGGGCGCGTTGCCGCTCGCGCTGCTGGAGCGGGTGCAGTTGCTCGTTCCCCTCGAGATGCCCGGCGTGGAGCTGCTGCGGGAGATCGCCCGGCGTGAGCTGGAGGCGCGCGAGGATTGCCATTTGTCCGACGAGGCACTCACCGCCCTGGCCCAGGAGGCCGCTCGTTCCCCGCGTCTCGGGCATGAGTTGAGGGCACTCCTGGCGCGTCTTCCTCCTGGCTCCTGGCGCGTGGGGAAGGGAACTCCGTGA
- the lipB gene encoding lipoyl(octanoyl) transferase LipB, which translates to MNTLTVYRLGRVEYEDGLQLMKLFGEARRQGLCGDVLLLLEHPPVLTLGRAAVRGNVLASDESLAAEGVELFSTDRGGDVTYHGPGQLVGYPIFLLPAHRQDVRRYVRDVEQCMHRTLAEYGLSSITIPKWPGVWLGPADSPEARKIAAIGLHLSKWLTSHGFAINVNTHLPHFNFIVPCGIREAGVTSLRRELGREVPLSEVEEKVARHFADVFELQLVEPAPPTRTVSVTLMRGQGPDARVLLLRRRPTRGGFWQIVTGRMEPGEAPREAAARELFEETGLRAEVLDLDYRHAFAVGNTVPPRLVEENAFAARCPDLFEVRLGDEHDAYEWVDVPTALERLPFKGLREAVGRAVRLRG; encoded by the coding sequence GTGAACACGCTGACGGTGTACCGGCTTGGCCGGGTCGAATACGAAGACGGCCTGCAACTCATGAAGCTCTTCGGCGAGGCTCGCCGACAGGGCCTCTGTGGGGATGTGTTGCTGCTGCTCGAGCATCCACCCGTGCTCACCCTGGGCCGCGCCGCGGTCCGGGGCAATGTGCTCGCCAGTGACGAGAGCCTGGCCGCCGAGGGTGTCGAACTCTTCTCGACGGATCGCGGCGGTGACGTCACCTACCATGGGCCCGGACAGCTCGTGGGCTACCCCATCTTCCTACTGCCCGCGCACCGCCAGGATGTGCGCCGCTACGTGCGCGACGTCGAGCAGTGCATGCACCGCACGCTCGCCGAATACGGCCTGTCCTCCATCACCATTCCCAAGTGGCCCGGCGTGTGGCTCGGCCCGGCGGACTCGCCCGAGGCCCGGAAGATCGCCGCCATCGGTCTGCACCTGTCCAAGTGGCTCACCAGCCACGGCTTCGCGATCAACGTCAACACGCACCTGCCCCACTTCAACTTCATCGTCCCTTGCGGCATCCGGGAGGCGGGCGTCACCTCGCTGCGGCGCGAGCTCGGCCGTGAGGTGCCCCTCTCCGAGGTGGAGGAGAAGGTGGCCCGGCATTTCGCCGACGTCTTCGAGCTCCAACTCGTGGAGCCCGCGCCTCCCACGCGCACGGTGAGCGTCACGCTGATGCGCGGTCAGGGCCCCGACGCCCGGGTGCTGCTGTTGCGTCGGCGGCCCACGCGCGGAGGCTTCTGGCAGATCGTCACCGGCCGGATGGAGCCAGGGGAGGCGCCGCGCGAGGCCGCCGCCCGCGAGCTGTTCGAGGAGACAGGCCTGCGCGCCGAGGTGTTGGATCTGGACTACCGCCACGCCTTCGCCGTGGGCAACACGGTGCCGCCCCGGCTCGTCGAGGAGAATGCTTTCGCCGCGCGGTGTCCGGACTTGTTCGAGGTGCGCCTGGGCGACGAGCACGACGCCTACGAGTGGGTGGACGTCCCGACGGCGCTCGAGCGGCTGCCCTTCAAGGGGCTGCGCGAGGCGGTGGGGCGCGCGGTGCGGCTCAGGGGGTGA
- a CDS encoding MBL fold metallo-hydrolase: MPFHVRFWGVRGSVPTPGPTTQRYGGNTPCLEMRCGEELLIFDLGTGVRELGEALSAAGSPPRASIFLSHYHYDHLQGLPFFTPLFQARFAFTVYGASREGRSVKDVLAGQMEQPYFPVTLQQVARAQLTYRELASGQRLEVGPAIVRTLDLNHPGGNLGYRVECGGKVVVYATDVEPGCERDLELVEFARDADMLIIDAMYTEDEYHGRKGAAKLGWGHSTWESAVHTANAARVKQLVLFHHEPTRDDAAMDAFVAEVRKHRPEAIAAIEAQTLTP; encoded by the coding sequence GTGCCCTTCCACGTCCGTTTCTGGGGTGTGCGCGGCTCGGTGCCCACCCCGGGACCGACGACCCAGCGGTATGGCGGCAATACCCCCTGCCTGGAAATGCGCTGCGGAGAGGAGCTGCTCATCTTCGACCTGGGCACGGGCGTGCGCGAGCTGGGCGAGGCCCTGAGTGCCGCGGGAAGTCCGCCGCGGGCCTCCATCTTCCTGTCCCACTACCACTACGATCATCTCCAGGGACTGCCGTTCTTCACCCCCCTCTTCCAGGCGAGGTTCGCCTTCACGGTGTACGGCGCGTCGCGTGAGGGGCGCTCGGTGAAGGACGTGCTGGCCGGACAGATGGAGCAGCCCTATTTCCCGGTGACGTTGCAGCAGGTCGCCCGGGCCCAGCTCACGTACCGGGAACTGGCCTCGGGGCAACGGCTGGAGGTGGGGCCGGCCATCGTGCGCACCCTGGACCTGAACCACCCGGGAGGCAACCTCGGCTACCGCGTGGAGTGCGGCGGCAAGGTGGTGGTGTACGCGACGGACGTGGAGCCCGGCTGCGAGCGGGACCTGGAGCTGGTGGAGTTCGCCCGGGACGCGGACATGCTCATCATCGACGCGATGTACACCGAGGACGAGTACCACGGCCGCAAGGGCGCGGCGAAGCTGGGCTGGGGCCACTCGACGTGGGAGTCCGCGGTGCACACCGCCAACGCCGCCCGGGTGAAGCAACTGGTGCTCTTCCACCACGAGCCCACGCGCGACGACGCGGCGATGGATGCGTTCGTCGCCGAGGTACGCAAGCACCGCCCCGAGGCGATCGCCGCCATCGAGGCGCAGACCCTCACCCCCTGA
- the ribA gene encoding GTP cyclohydrolase II encodes MSDPRTPQMLPNRKSPHLLEMFSEADVPTGRGVLRTVVFREKRNGREHVALVVGNVHDLEGVPVRVHSECLTSEVFGSLKCDCREQLDRALDFVTQNGLGVVLYLRQEGRGIGLGNKIKAYALQAQGLDTYEANRKLGFADDLRSYDIAAEMLRLLGVRSVDLITNNPLKIAGLVDEGIPVRRRIPSRTEHNPHNVDYLRTKRERTGHLIELFAEDDDTEAKAG; translated from the coding sequence ATGTCCGACCCGCGCACGCCTCAGATGCTCCCGAACCGCAAGAGCCCCCACCTCCTGGAGATGTTCTCCGAGGCGGATGTGCCCACCGGCCGGGGAGTGCTCCGAACGGTCGTCTTCCGCGAGAAGCGCAACGGACGCGAGCACGTGGCGCTCGTGGTGGGCAACGTCCACGACCTGGAGGGAGTGCCCGTCCGGGTTCACTCCGAGTGTTTGACCAGCGAGGTCTTCGGCAGCCTCAAGTGCGACTGCCGCGAGCAGTTGGATCGGGCGCTGGACTTCGTCACCCAGAATGGCCTGGGCGTGGTGCTCTACCTGCGCCAGGAGGGCCGGGGCATCGGCCTGGGCAACAAGATCAAGGCCTACGCGCTCCAGGCCCAGGGGCTGGACACGTACGAGGCCAACCGCAAGCTGGGCTTCGCGGACGACCTGCGCAGCTACGACATCGCGGCGGAGATGTTGCGACTCCTCGGAGTGCGCTCGGTGGATCTCATCACCAACAACCCCCTGAAAATTGCAGGACTGGTGGACGAGGGAATTCCGGTGCGTCGACGCATTCCCTCGCGTACGGAGCACAATCCGCATAACGTCGACTACCTGAGGACGAAGCGCGAGCGGACGGGACATTTGATTGAGCTCTTCGCCGAGGACGACGACACCGAAGCCAAGGCAGGCTGA
- the glp gene encoding gephyrin-like molybdotransferase Glp, producing MKEDTELLPAEEARARTLALVRPLPTEWVRWEDALGRALAEDVLAQRTLPPWDNSAMDGFAVRSADLAAPPPIRLRVGETIFAGQTPRQEVHPGTCARIMTGAPLPPGADAVVMRERTRPGPDSGTVDILEAVGAGHFVRPRGEDAREGEVLLPRGTPLGIPELSLLLGQGRGLVPVSRRPRVAILSTGDELCRVDDPAAGRIVDANAPALALAVQRAGGVPTVLGIARDSLEDVYRHLEASEGHDLVLTSAGMSVGEHDFVREALEKWGVTQDFWRVAIKPGKPLAVGRKGKTVYCGLPGNPTSSLVTFELFVRPALRRMLGHVDVEPPRVPGRLSGELKKAPGLAHYLRVTAEWREGDLWASPLSTQTSGVLRSAASATHLLHFPREASRLTTGDKVELFPLSWGA from the coding sequence ATGAAGGAAGACACCGAGCTGTTGCCCGCGGAAGAGGCACGTGCCCGCACGCTCGCCCTGGTCCGCCCGCTCCCCACCGAGTGGGTGCGCTGGGAGGACGCGCTCGGGCGCGCGCTCGCCGAGGACGTGCTCGCTCAGCGCACCCTGCCCCCCTGGGACAACTCCGCCATGGACGGCTTCGCCGTGCGCAGCGCGGACCTGGCGGCCCCCCCACCCATCCGCCTGCGGGTGGGCGAGACGATCTTCGCCGGCCAGACGCCCCGCCAGGAGGTCCATCCAGGCACCTGCGCGCGCATCATGACGGGCGCCCCGCTGCCCCCGGGAGCGGACGCGGTGGTGATGCGAGAGCGGACCCGGCCGGGCCCCGACTCGGGGACGGTGGACATCCTCGAGGCGGTGGGAGCGGGCCACTTCGTGCGACCCCGAGGTGAGGACGCGCGCGAGGGCGAGGTGCTGCTGCCCCGGGGCACGCCGCTGGGCATCCCCGAGCTGAGCCTGCTGCTGGGCCAAGGCCGGGGGCTCGTCCCCGTCTCCCGCCGGCCCCGGGTGGCCATCCTCTCCACCGGAGACGAGCTGTGCCGGGTGGATGACCCCGCCGCGGGCCGCATCGTGGACGCCAACGCCCCGGCGCTCGCCCTGGCGGTCCAGCGGGCGGGCGGCGTGCCCACGGTACTCGGCATCGCCCGCGACAGCCTGGAGGACGTGTACCGCCACCTCGAGGCCTCCGAGGGCCATGATCTGGTCCTCACGAGCGCCGGAATGTCCGTGGGCGAGCACGACTTCGTGCGCGAGGCCCTGGAGAAGTGGGGAGTGACCCAGGACTTCTGGCGCGTGGCCATCAAACCGGGCAAGCCGCTCGCGGTGGGTCGCAAGGGAAAGACCGTCTACTGCGGATTGCCCGGCAACCCCACCTCGTCGCTCGTCACCTTCGAGCTCTTCGTCCGCCCCGCCCTGCGGCGCATGCTCGGCCACGTGGACGTGGAACCGCCCCGCGTGCCGGGCCGGCTGTCCGGCGAGCTGAAGAAGGCCCCGGGGCTGGCGCACTACCTCCGAGTGACGGCCGAATGGCGGGAGGGCGACCTGTGGGCCAGCCCCCTGTCCACCCAGACCTCGGGAGTCCTGCGCTCCGCGGCCTCGGCCACCCATCTGCTTCATTTCCCCCGCGAGGCCAGTAGGCTGACTACTGGTGACAAGGTGGAGTTGTTTCCTCTGTCCTGGGGGGCATGA
- a CDS encoding protease inhibitor I42 family protein has translation MAKPKSGAKKATPAAKKAKSKPGVLKSASKRVAKAAAKLVTKAAGGAKAGKKAPAEGKKASSVKKPASAAKKTAEKAAAKVKQVAVVAKKAVEKAATKVKEAAKAKEPAAKAVEKAAGKTKVASPARVETPAAEKPRPRATKLPPPGDPLNKRDMEQLLTAGQGRGVVGEGSLKGRLTLVEGLPGLVVVGRDKRELVFILQGPDQEVLPAYVDHKVSVSGLIKKTTNYGGTVDVRKFSAKKPEAEEPAPAPVESETRLRYLSPGEVSQVISAGMGAGMKGFASLRGNLEMTGEEFVLVVSNAGTRQQVSFILEGKGSKGLRRFLGQTISVTGVADKSSGWGGRIDVENVEVRPAEARPISREGLEIVHVEGELSANIDVRLNHAFTVRLQEQPGLSWAIEPTAAKRLGLRESNFEPGAEGAATREFFFTPRNPGASDVEFFLAKALNPGQVERSFKLNVTVRP, from the coding sequence ATGGCCAAGCCCAAGTCCGGGGCCAAGAAGGCGACTCCCGCGGCGAAGAAGGCCAAATCGAAACCGGGTGTCCTCAAAAGCGCGTCCAAGCGCGTTGCGAAGGCCGCCGCGAAGTTGGTGACGAAGGCCGCCGGGGGCGCGAAGGCGGGCAAGAAAGCCCCAGCGGAGGGGAAGAAGGCCTCCAGTGTGAAGAAGCCCGCCTCCGCCGCGAAGAAAACCGCCGAGAAGGCCGCCGCCAAGGTGAAGCAGGTGGCCGTGGTGGCCAAGAAGGCCGTGGAGAAGGCGGCCACCAAGGTGAAGGAGGCCGCCAAGGCCAAGGAGCCCGCCGCCAAGGCCGTGGAGAAGGCGGCTGGCAAGACCAAGGTGGCTTCCCCCGCCCGGGTGGAGACGCCCGCGGCCGAGAAGCCTCGTCCTCGCGCCACCAAGCTGCCTCCGCCGGGAGATCCGCTCAACAAGCGCGACATGGAGCAGTTGCTCACCGCCGGCCAGGGCCGGGGCGTCGTGGGGGAGGGCAGCCTCAAGGGGCGGTTGACGCTCGTCGAGGGCCTGCCGGGCCTGGTCGTGGTGGGCCGGGACAAGCGCGAGCTGGTCTTCATCCTCCAGGGGCCGGACCAGGAAGTGCTTCCGGCCTACGTGGACCACAAGGTGTCCGTCAGCGGGCTCATCAAGAAGACCACCAACTACGGCGGTACGGTGGACGTGCGGAAGTTCTCCGCCAAGAAGCCCGAGGCCGAGGAGCCCGCTCCCGCGCCGGTGGAGTCGGAAACCCGGCTGCGCTACCTGTCTCCGGGCGAGGTGTCCCAGGTCATCTCCGCCGGTATGGGCGCGGGCATGAAGGGCTTCGCCTCGCTGCGCGGCAACCTGGAGATGACCGGCGAGGAGTTCGTGCTGGTGGTCTCCAACGCGGGAACCCGTCAGCAGGTGTCCTTCATCCTCGAGGGCAAGGGCTCCAAGGGGCTGCGCCGCTTCCTCGGCCAGACCATCTCCGTCACCGGCGTGGCGGACAAGTCCTCTGGCTGGGGTGGACGCATCGACGTGGAAAATGTCGAGGTGCGCCCCGCCGAGGCCCGACCCATCTCCCGCGAGGGCCTGGAAATCGTCCATGTGGAGGGCGAGTTGTCCGCCAACATCGACGTGCGGCTCAACCACGCCTTCACCGTGCGCCTGCAGGAGCAGCCGGGTTTGTCCTGGGCCATCGAGCCCACGGCGGCCAAGCGGCTGGGCCTGCGCGAGTCCAACTTCGAGCCCGGTGCCGAGGGCGCCGCCACGCGCGAGTTCTTCTTCACCCCGCGCAATCCCGGCGCCTCCGACGTCGAGTTCTTCCTCGCCAAGGCGCTCAATCCCGGTCAGGTGGAGCGCTCGTTCAAGCTCAACGTGACCGTCAGACCCTGA